In Oceanobacillus sp. FSL K6-2867, one DNA window encodes the following:
- the hxlB gene encoding 6-phospho-3-hexuloisomerase: MTTQTSTFLSEILKELNTATELISETEAQDLMNSILESKKVFVAGAGRSGLMARSFAMRMMHMGLDAYVVGEVATPGIDENDILILSSGSGGTKTLISMAEKAKSIGAKVALVTISPESPIGELSDLTVKIPAKPKEAGADSGHKSIQPMGSLFEQSLLLFYDALVLRMMDKKEQDGETMFGKHANLE; the protein is encoded by the coding sequence ATGACTACGCAAACTAGCACATTCCTAAGTGAGATTTTAAAAGAATTAAATACCGCAACTGAATTAATATCTGAAACAGAAGCTCAAGATTTAATGAATAGTATCCTTGAATCGAAGAAAGTTTTTGTAGCTGGAGCTGGCCGTTCAGGATTAATGGCTAGATCATTTGCAATGCGTATGATGCACATGGGGCTGGACGCCTATGTTGTAGGTGAAGTAGCTACACCTGGGATAGATGAGAACGACATATTAATTCTTTCATCTGGTTCAGGGGGAACTAAAACATTAATTTCTATGGCTGAAAAGGCTAAAAGTATAGGTGCAAAAGTAGCGCTTGTTACAATTTCACCTGAATCTCCTATTGGTGAATTAAGTGATCTAACTGTAAAGATACCTGCCAAACCAAAAGAAGCTGGTGCAGACAGCGGTCATAAATCGATACAACCAATGGGATCACTATTTGAGCAAAGTCTACTATTATTCTACGATGCTTTAGTACTCCGAATGATGGATAAAAAAGAACAAGACGGAGAAACGATGTTTGGTAAACATGCGAATCTGGAATAA
- a CDS encoding APC family permease, with the protein MSELLKESVVESTSPKDEGITGGLKKEMTWKDAFWFATGVPALVLFSIGAIAATVGGLSWLVWTLSISIGFIQSFVYAEIAGLYPKKSGGASVYGAMAWVKYSKFLSAMSIWSNWIAWTPVLALGTKLASGFVLTTFFPNAAITTWGVTLLNLGFIRPDLTVRFDFSFVLALAFLAAVFLIQNMGAVNAARIQRILAVVALIPLLIVGIVPLITQGINIENITPSLPTGVSWDSAGWTLLFGGLFLAAWSTYAFETAICYTSEFKNPKKDTYKAIIFSGLLCLLVFTLVPFSFQNFFGPNGLLDPGIESGMGVGSAMAMMVGGGLLIETILVLLLILSTVLSIMTSMGGSSRTIYQGSVDGWFPKFISRVNRNGAPTGAMWTNLGFNVILLSLSDYTFILAISNVNYIIFNFFNLNAGWIHRLDRPNWARPLKIPTWLLSINVVLAFVNVTFLGLGALVWGKGTLISGLLVALIAIPLFGYRHFFRDKGRFPEPMQNEYEEKGFKKRAGILPYVAVAIAIVLILITSQISQYNL; encoded by the coding sequence GTGAGTGAACTATTAAAAGAATCAGTAGTGGAAAGTACAAGCCCGAAAGATGAAGGCATTACAGGCGGATTAAAAAAAGAAATGACGTGGAAGGATGCTTTTTGGTTTGCGACAGGGGTACCAGCCTTAGTTTTATTTTCAATTGGGGCCATTGCAGCAACTGTAGGTGGTCTATCGTGGCTGGTTTGGACATTATCCATTTCCATTGGGTTTATTCAGTCTTTTGTATACGCTGAAATTGCAGGTCTTTATCCTAAAAAGTCTGGTGGAGCATCTGTATATGGTGCTATGGCATGGGTGAAATATTCAAAGTTTTTATCTGCAATGTCTATATGGAGCAACTGGATAGCTTGGACTCCTGTATTAGCTCTAGGAACGAAACTAGCTTCAGGTTTCGTATTAACAACCTTTTTTCCTAATGCAGCTATTACTACTTGGGGTGTCACACTGCTAAATTTAGGTTTTATACGCCCAGATCTTACAGTTCGTTTTGATTTTAGCTTCGTTCTAGCTCTTGCTTTTCTTGCAGCAGTTTTCTTAATCCAAAATATGGGTGCCGTGAATGCTGCGCGTATTCAAAGAATACTTGCAGTAGTAGCTCTGATTCCGTTACTTATTGTAGGGATTGTACCACTAATTACCCAAGGAATTAATATAGAAAATATAACCCCTAGTCTTCCAACAGGAGTTTCTTGGGATTCAGCGGGTTGGACATTACTATTTGGAGGATTATTTTTAGCAGCTTGGTCTACGTATGCTTTTGAAACCGCTATCTGTTATACGAGTGAATTTAAAAACCCCAAAAAGGACACCTATAAAGCGATCATATTTTCTGGATTATTATGTTTACTAGTGTTCACACTTGTTCCTTTTTCCTTTCAAAACTTTTTCGGACCGAATGGTCTACTAGATCCCGGTATTGAAAGTGGTATGGGAGTAGGTTCAGCAATGGCCATGATGGTAGGCGGCGGTCTTCTAATAGAAACGATTCTTGTTCTGCTATTAATTCTTTCGACAGTTTTATCTATTATGACATCTATGGGCGGATCGTCCCGTACAATATATCAGGGGTCTGTTGATGGATGGTTTCCAAAGTTCATATCCCGGGTTAATCGTAATGGGGCACCTACTGGGGCTATGTGGACAAATTTAGGATTCAATGTTATTTTGCTTTCGCTATCAGACTACACATTTATCCTTGCTATTTCAAATGTAAATTATATTATATTTAACTTTTTCAATTTAAATGCAGGGTGGATTCACAGACTAGATCGTCCAAACTGGGCAAGACCGCTTAAAATACCAACTTGGCTTTTATCAATTAATGTTGTATTAGCTTTTGTAAATGTTACTTTCCTCGGTCTGGGCGCACTCGTTTGGGGGAAAGGCACGCTTATATCAGGATTACTAGTTGCGTTAATAGCTATTCCTTTGTTTGGGTACAGGCATTTCTTTAGAGATAAAGGTAGATTTCCTGAACCAATGCAAAACGAGTATGAAGAGAAAGGATTTAAGAAAAGGGCAGGTATTTTACCATATGTTGCGGTTGCTATAGCAATCGTGCTTATCCTCATTACCAGTCAAATATCCCAGTATAATCTTTAA
- a CDS encoding urease accessory UreF family protein produces MLTWLQLSGGTFPTGDFNHSYGLETYIQTNRITTASEIEQLLQAFLEVSIHFDAIFVKEAYEATQLADAARLDEIQNIYSASKLTKEVYEASMKTGKSLLTGVINLSDIDDFPIHYHYAIGYGIMAKKLDLPLWETVQTYLFSSMISLVSVATRIMPLGQKESQLMLYRLGKSLAELPLTEEDLSLENVNTFSPGFEIASMEHETLYTRLCMS; encoded by the coding sequence TTGCTTACATGGTTGCAGCTATCCGGGGGAACATTTCCCACAGGGGATTTCAACCATTCTTATGGCCTAGAAACATATATTCAAACGAATCGAATTACTACCGCATCAGAAATAGAGCAACTTTTACAAGCTTTTCTAGAAGTAAGTATTCACTTTGATGCCATATTTGTTAAAGAAGCATACGAAGCGACTCAGTTAGCCGATGCTGCTAGATTGGATGAGATTCAAAATATATATTCTGCATCAAAGCTTACTAAAGAAGTATATGAAGCTAGTATGAAGACTGGGAAATCATTATTAACAGGTGTAATCAACTTATCTGATATCGACGACTTTCCAATTCATTATCATTACGCAATAGGATACGGCATCATGGCGAAAAAATTAGATTTACCTTTATGGGAGACGGTGCAAACTTATTTGTTTTCCAGTATGATCTCCCTTGTTTCAGTAGCTACTCGTATTATGCCTCTTGGTCAGAAAGAATCACAGCTTATGTTATATAGGCTAGGGAAGTCATTGGCTGAGCTTCCGCTAACGGAAGAAGATTTATCCCTTGAGAATGTCAACACTTTTTCTCCTGGATTTGAGATTGCATCTATGGAACATGAAACATTATATACACGTTTGTGTATGTCCTAA
- a CDS encoding cupin domain-containing protein — translation MIKITGTAISKTNCKYLNQGPGIQLLKAGSYEPKILTRSIRIFDIPVNSIQMGYFDTYKEEFEITYELLEIQTVIKGKIVARDDKGNRYRAEEGDVLIFTPTTTVIFDVESDGSAIYTAHHPSEVSN, via the coding sequence GTGATAAAGATCACTGGAACAGCAATATCAAAAACAAATTGTAAATATTTAAATCAAGGGCCTGGTATACAACTGTTAAAAGCAGGCAGTTATGAACCGAAAATACTTACACGCAGTATTCGGATTTTTGATATTCCAGTAAATTCGATTCAAATGGGTTACTTTGATACGTATAAAGAGGAATTTGAAATTACCTATGAATTATTAGAGATACAAACAGTCATAAAAGGAAAGATTGTTGCACGAGATGATAAAGGTAATAGATATAGAGCTGAAGAAGGTGACGTACTAATTTTCACACCTACTACAACAGTTATTTTTGATGTGGAAAGTGATGGAAGCGCTATCTATACGGCGCATCATCCTTCTGAAGTGAGTAATTAA
- the hxlA gene encoding 3-hexulose-6-phosphate synthase, protein MELQLALDLVDIAGAKEIVAEVQDHIDIVEIGTPVVKIEGLRAVKEIKEAFPQLQVLADTKTMDAAGYEVLKASEAGADIVTILGVAEDVSIKGAVEEAKKQGKKILVDLIAVKDIKKRAKELDEFGVDYICVHTGYDLQAEGKNSFKDLETIKSVVKNAKTAIAGGIKLETLPEVLKSQPDLVIVGGGIANQEDKKGAAAEIQNLMKQATLA, encoded by the coding sequence ATGGAATTACAATTAGCATTGGATTTAGTTGATATCGCAGGAGCAAAGGAAATAGTTGCAGAGGTACAGGATCATATTGATATTGTAGAAATTGGTACTCCTGTTGTTAAAATTGAAGGATTAAGAGCTGTTAAAGAAATTAAAGAAGCTTTTCCTCAATTACAAGTACTCGCAGACACAAAAACAATGGATGCTGCAGGTTACGAGGTATTGAAGGCATCTGAAGCTGGTGCGGATATCGTAACTATTTTAGGGGTAGCTGAAGACGTATCTATTAAAGGTGCTGTTGAGGAAGCGAAAAAACAAGGAAAGAAAATTCTTGTAGATTTGATCGCGGTAAAAGACATTAAAAAGAGAGCTAAAGAATTAGACGAATTTGGTGTAGACTATATCTGTGTACACACTGGCTATGACTTGCAGGCTGAAGGTAAAAACTCCTTTAAAGATCTTGAAACAATTAAAAGTGTAGTAAAGAATGCCAAAACAGCTATTGCAGGCGGAATTAAGTTAGAGACGCTTCCAGAAGTACTTAAATCACAACCAGACCTTGTTATCGTTGGTGGCGGTATTGCAAACCAAGAAGATAAAAAGGGTGCAGCTGCTGAAATTCAGAATTTAATGAAACAAGCAACACTTGCATAA
- the ureA gene encoding urease subunit gamma yields MHLTTREKERLLIFNTAELARRRMLNGIKLNSPEAIAIICDELVEQAVAGRKSLAEIISFGTNILSKEDVLPGVKELIPIIQVEGMLSDGTKLITVYDPIRLDTREEIGEWNYLTITEIGSKNVSTI; encoded by the coding sequence ATGCATTTAACTACAAGAGAAAAGGAACGTTTATTAATTTTTAATACAGCTGAATTGGCAAGAAGAAGAATGTTAAACGGAATAAAACTAAATAGCCCAGAAGCGATAGCTATTATATGTGATGAGCTTGTGGAACAGGCTGTTGCAGGGAGAAAAAGTTTGGCCGAAATCATTTCTTTTGGCACGAACATATTATCAAAAGAAGATGTTCTTCCTGGAGTGAAAGAATTAATCCCTATTATTCAGGTAGAGGGAATGTTATCAGATGGTACAAAATTGATAACTGTATATGATCCAATTCGTCTTGATACAAGGGAAGAAATTGGAGAGTGGAATTATTTAACAATTACGGAAATTGGAAGCAAGAACGTTTCAACTATATAG
- the rpe gene encoding ribulose-phosphate 3-epimerase codes for MIKIAPSILSADFARLGEEIKDVEKGGADYIHIDVMDGHFVPNITIGPLIVEAVRPVTTLPLDVHLMIENPDQYIEAFAKAGADILTVHAEACTHLHRTIQQIKSEGMKAGVVLNPHTPISVLKHVIEDIDLVLLMTVNPGFGGQSFISSVLPKIKEVAVLVDEKKLQVEIEVDGGVNPETAALCIEAGANVLVAGSAIYNQKDRARAIKDIRNEHLITN; via the coding sequence ATGATTAAAATTGCACCCTCCATTTTATCTGCAGACTTTGCTCGCCTTGGAGAAGAAATAAAGGATGTTGAAAAAGGCGGAGCAGATTACATCCATATTGACGTAATGGACGGTCACTTTGTACCAAACATAACAATTGGCCCGCTAATTGTTGAAGCGGTCAGACCTGTCACCACCCTACCTCTGGATGTTCATTTAATGATAGAAAACCCTGACCAATACATTGAGGCATTTGCTAAGGCAGGGGCTGATATCTTAACAGTTCATGCTGAGGCTTGTACTCACCTGCACAGAACTATTCAGCAAATTAAATCTGAAGGCATGAAAGCTGGAGTAGTATTAAATCCGCATACACCAATCTCAGTATTAAAGCATGTAATAGAAGATATTGACCTTGTACTGCTTATGACTGTAAATCCAGGTTTTGGCGGTCAATCTTTTATTTCTTCTGTTTTGCCGAAAATAAAAGAGGTTGCAGTCCTTGTAGATGAAAAGAAATTACAAGTTGAAATTGAAGTAGATGGCGGAGTAAATCCAGAAACAGCAGCTCTTTGTATTGAGGCCGGGGCTAATGTTCTTGTTGCAGGTTCAGCAATTTATAATCAAAAAGATCGGGCAAGAGCGATTAAGGACATTCGGAACGAACATTTAATCACTAACTAG
- the eat gene encoding ethanolamine permease, whose amino-acid sequence MSNTNLELKKVLGPIQIWGLGVGIVISGSYFGWNYGLAESGLIGMLIATAIIGLMYVTLCLSLSELTTSMPHAGGAYAFTRRAMGPFAGFLTGVGVTLEFAVGTAVFTSGAGYYVNFLIPAIDPILAAAVLYIFFFIVHILGVNEFATIEMILVTISVAVVLLFSFYGMPHITAEKLFEGGLIPGGISGIWAALPYAMWLYICMEMLPMLSEECRDPVKDMPKGIMRAIFTLVVLAFLVVTVTVGLGGAAGASVEENPLSYAIATGINENSWLISVLSVVGLFGMLSSLAGAILAYSRQTFALSRAGYFPKFLSKLNEKRRTPYMAILVPGALGFVFVLMFNPDRLILIATFGALVSYVMMNISLMVLRKREPNLERPYKAPFYPLGPIVCIIISIIALFSSIFKDPIFFLINVGIFAAATIYYFTWARYRINKDAPEEQFAALNEEEQVKRIPSA is encoded by the coding sequence TTGAGTAATACTAATTTGGAATTAAAAAAGGTTCTAGGACCTATACAAATATGGGGACTGGGTGTAGGGATTGTTATTTCGGGGTCATATTTTGGTTGGAACTATGGACTAGCTGAATCAGGTTTAATAGGAATGTTAATTGCTACTGCCATAATCGGCCTAATGTATGTAACATTATGTTTATCATTATCGGAGTTAACGACATCAATGCCGCATGCTGGAGGTGCATATGCCTTTACCAGAAGAGCAATGGGACCATTTGCCGGTTTTCTTACGGGTGTAGGTGTTACACTGGAATTTGCTGTGGGTACAGCAGTATTTACCTCAGGGGCTGGTTATTACGTGAATTTCCTAATTCCTGCAATCGATCCTATTCTAGCTGCTGCTGTATTATATATCTTTTTCTTCATTGTTCATATTTTAGGTGTAAATGAATTTGCAACAATCGAAATGATACTCGTAACTATATCTGTAGCAGTTGTTCTTCTTTTCTCTTTTTATGGCATGCCGCATATTACCGCTGAAAAATTGTTTGAAGGCGGACTTATTCCAGGCGGAATTTCCGGTATATGGGCTGCTCTTCCTTACGCGATGTGGTTGTATATTTGTATGGAAATGTTACCAATGCTGTCAGAAGAATGCCGGGATCCTGTTAAAGACATGCCAAAAGGGATTATGAGAGCAATATTCACACTTGTTGTTCTTGCATTTCTAGTAGTTACAGTTACCGTTGGTCTTGGTGGAGCAGCTGGAGCATCTGTGGAAGAAAATCCACTCTCCTATGCGATTGCTACTGGTATTAATGAGAATTCATGGTTAATTAGCGTCCTATCTGTAGTTGGTTTATTCGGAATGCTTTCAAGCTTAGCAGGAGCAATTTTAGCATATTCCAGACAAACTTTTGCATTGTCAAGAGCTGGATACTTCCCTAAATTTCTATCTAAATTAAATGAGAAACGTCGTACACCTTATATGGCAATTCTTGTTCCTGGCGCACTTGGATTCGTATTTGTTCTCATGTTTAACCCGGATCGATTAATATTAATCGCTACTTTCGGGGCGTTGGTGTCTTACGTTATGATGAACATATCCCTAATGGTTTTAAGGAAAAGAGAACCTAACCTGGAACGTCCGTATAAAGCACCATTTTACCCGTTAGGTCCTATTGTTTGTATTATCATTAGCATAATTGCATTATTCTCAAGTATTTTTAAAGATCCAATCTTTTTCCTGATTAACGTAGGTATTTTTGCTGCAGCAACTATTTATTACTTCACATGGGCAAGGTATCGTATTAACAAAGACGCCCCAGAAGAACAATTTGCTGCATTAAATGAAGAAGAACAAGTAAAAAGAATTCCTTCTGCGTAA
- a CDS encoding urease accessory protein UreD, producing MQGKLELEIKVDQEEKSTISRMNYRFPLKVMRPFYMDDIGTAFVYVFDTAGGMLAGDSSEYSIYIKKGAGLYLTNASTAKIHPMPEGNAHINQYFKIEENASLECFPEGTMLFRDSELKTQTHIHAHRNSVVAYCEMYASGRKNTGETFEFRSLTNRIHLYIGGVLAIWEQSRMDMEREQYARLGYLEGYSHWGNLYLYAGHDHDNHLTELQTYLSTFDGPVRIGCSLHPSGVITLKALSYNYDEMKKAFNDIWSFMRPLMMKGELPYIRK from the coding sequence ATGCAGGGAAAGTTAGAGTTAGAAATTAAAGTTGATCAAGAAGAAAAAAGTACCATTTCCCGGATGAACTACAGGTTTCCCCTGAAAGTGATGCGTCCATTTTATATGGACGATATCGGTACCGCATTTGTTTACGTTTTTGATACCGCAGGAGGAATGCTTGCTGGAGATAGTTCGGAGTACTCCATATATATAAAAAAAGGCGCCGGTCTATATTTGACAAATGCTTCCACCGCTAAGATTCATCCAATGCCTGAAGGAAATGCTCACATAAATCAATATTTTAAGATAGAGGAAAATGCTAGCCTAGAATGTTTTCCAGAAGGAACAATGTTATTTCGAGATTCGGAACTTAAGACACAAACGCATATCCATGCCCATCGTAATTCTGTCGTAGCATATTGTGAAATGTATGCTAGCGGTCGCAAAAATACGGGAGAAACGTTTGAGTTTAGAAGTCTTACAAATCGAATCCATCTATATATTGGGGGAGTATTGGCGATTTGGGAGCAATCGCGAATGGATATGGAACGGGAACAGTACGCACGACTTGGATATTTGGAAGGATACTCCCATTGGGGAAATCTATACCTTTATGCTGGGCACGACCACGATAATCATTTAACTGAGCTTCAAACATATTTATCAACATTTGATGGCCCTGTTCGAATTGGGTGTTCATTGCATCCTAGCGGTGTTATTACGCTTAAAGCCCTAAGTTATAACTATGACGAAATGAAAAAAGCTTTCAATGATATCTGGTCATTTATGCGTCCACTGATGATGAAAGGGGAGTTGCCATATATCCGTAAATAA
- a CDS encoding PDR/VanB family oxidoreductase, with the protein MSANTIDVVVEEIKKESPQVKSFKLKPAETSRLLRCGAGSHVKTYVQVDQDLFENSYSLINDPNESGYYQIAIRRSDESKGGSVCWHERVKEGDQLKISYPKNHFSLSFGAKHHILIAAGIGITPFIAMAADLKRKGKSFELHYAARSNDLCAFQSFLNSYYPDETRFYFSEQGNRMNTDLMDNQPIGTHVYFCGPEKMINEYAEAAKSYGYPDSNIHFELFAQPDFGPMEPFQVKLNRSNKTIEIPEGESMLDILLKHGIDAPYSCKVGGCGSCLVDVLEGEVDHRDLFLTDKEKQEESVICTCVSRAKTKNGSIVLDL; encoded by the coding sequence ATGTCAGCAAATACAATCGATGTTGTTGTCGAAGAGATTAAAAAGGAATCCCCACAAGTTAAAAGTTTTAAATTAAAGCCTGCTGAAACCTCTAGACTATTACGCTGTGGTGCAGGCTCTCACGTTAAGACATATGTACAGGTCGATCAGGATTTATTTGAAAATAGCTATTCCTTAATAAATGATCCGAACGAATCAGGTTACTACCAGATTGCTATTCGCCGAAGTGATGAATCAAAAGGTGGCTCTGTTTGCTGGCATGAACGTGTAAAAGAAGGAGATCAGCTGAAAATCAGCTACCCTAAAAATCATTTTTCACTAAGTTTTGGTGCCAAACATCATATTCTAATTGCTGCTGGTATTGGGATAACTCCTTTTATCGCCATGGCAGCAGATTTGAAAAGGAAAGGAAAATCATTTGAATTGCATTATGCTGCACGTTCAAATGATTTATGTGCTTTCCAGTCTTTCTTAAATTCATATTATCCCGATGAAACTAGATTTTATTTTTCAGAGCAAGGAAATAGGATGAATACTGATTTAATGGACAATCAACCAATCGGTACCCATGTTTACTTTTGCGGCCCTGAAAAAATGATAAATGAATATGCAGAAGCAGCAAAATCATATGGATACCCTGATTCAAATATTCATTTTGAGCTTTTTGCCCAACCGGATTTTGGGCCAATGGAACCTTTCCAAGTTAAGCTAAATAGAAGCAATAAAACAATAGAAATACCAGAGGGAGAATCCATGCTTGATATTTTATTGAAACATGGCATTGATGCCCCATATTCTTGTAAAGTCGGCGGATGCGGAAGTTGCCTAGTTGACGTATTGGAAGGTGAAGTTGATCACAGAGATCTCTTCCTTACAGATAAGGAAAAACAAGAAGAAAGTGTTATTTGCACATGTGTATCACGAGCAAAAACAAAGAATGGCAGTATTGTTTTAGACTTATAG
- a CDS encoding dimethylamine monooxygenase subunit DmmA family protein encodes MRTVKCKLIKQETLNQGHVVEVELVEGSIPNLINYSDQVKWNETIVNLPTYVIQTNKKGVYRLYFNTSSINEASLFNFDGNLFELVISEYSQFNIPDNCKKMLLLIEDLALFESLVIIDFLSINKIEANVYVKGQEQGNLFNYLQRKVNDSITLLPYLGERELQSIFNKQVIGTRLYIAGSWSMINDVKNIAHGTGFTDDEIQFKGLGVKKEKIMCIQCYSFNTNETEEEIEEMKCVHCDALLEVSDHYSKRLGAYLGYVQLQEAPVGVGGGK; translated from the coding sequence ATGCGTACAGTTAAATGTAAACTTATTAAACAGGAAACACTCAATCAAGGGCATGTTGTTGAAGTGGAATTAGTCGAGGGCTCTATCCCTAACTTAATTAATTATTCGGATCAAGTTAAATGGAATGAAACGATAGTTAACCTTCCAACCTATGTCATTCAGACAAATAAAAAAGGGGTTTACCGACTCTATTTTAATACTTCATCTATAAACGAAGCGAGCCTTTTTAACTTTGATGGTAATCTTTTTGAATTAGTTATTTCCGAATATTCTCAATTTAATATCCCGGATAATTGTAAGAAAATGTTATTACTAATTGAAGATTTGGCCCTCTTTGAGAGTTTAGTAATTATTGACTTTCTTTCTATCAATAAGATAGAAGCTAACGTCTATGTTAAAGGACAAGAACAAGGTAATTTATTCAATTATCTGCAGCGTAAGGTCAATGATAGCATTACCTTACTGCCTTATTTAGGTGAGCGTGAATTGCAGTCTATTTTTAATAAACAAGTAATTGGTACAAGGCTTTATATTGCCGGTTCCTGGTCTATGATTAATGATGTAAAAAACATAGCTCATGGTACTGGATTTACAGATGACGAAATACAGTTCAAAGGTTTGGGAGTAAAAAAAGAAAAAATAATGTGTATCCAGTGCTATTCGTTTAATACAAATGAAACAGAAGAAGAAATAGAAGAAATGAAGTGTGTACATTGTGATGCCTTGCTGGAAGTTTCTGATCATTATTCTAAAAGACTTGGCGCTTATCTTGGCTATGTTCAACTTCAAGAAGCACCAGTGGGTGTAGGAGGCGGAAAATAA
- a CDS encoding DUF3445 domain-containing protein encodes MVLQSATISNKPLLDRFPFPFNEDIYRYSNNSRKLDPPHAIEITPEYVEEIKLKRELLDTKKEQTFNSLPHSIEAQWEILEMLMNELVSVHPNYFSLKKENNNWIFQNHLLGEEQSFTFGDLSSLPYEPLDFIGRHVQEDLIYLGQRDGQLYLDAGQLCFPADWSVAFDLGMEFVDIHNPTPDALTTTGLVEKIRDFLLRMEADQPWMRDNWTITVDRNLTTSPETYGSWGSRKNQITVDNAGQIVHLRVETQGLFRLPLSNGILFSIHTHLIPFEELIKNNLWMHRTYNVIKELPNDLAEYKGFISFRDTILKYLEQRIEESSSIK; translated from the coding sequence ATGGTTTTACAAAGTGCAACTATTTCAAACAAGCCTTTATTAGATCGTTTTCCATTCCCATTTAATGAAGATATTTATCGTTATTCTAACAATTCCAGGAAACTAGATCCACCTCATGCAATCGAGATTACTCCTGAATATGTTGAAGAAATTAAGTTAAAACGAGAATTGCTAGATACAAAAAAGGAACAAACTTTCAATTCTTTGCCACATAGTATCGAAGCACAGTGGGAAATATTGGAAATGCTTATGAACGAATTAGTATCCGTTCATCCAAACTATTTTAGTCTGAAAAAGGAAAATAACAACTGGATATTCCAAAACCATTTGCTAGGAGAAGAACAAAGCTTTACTTTTGGCGATCTTTCTAGTTTACCCTACGAACCATTGGATTTTATTGGACGACATGTTCAGGAAGATTTAATTTATCTTGGACAAAGAGATGGTCAGCTTTATTTGGACGCTGGACAGTTATGTTTCCCAGCTGATTGGTCAGTTGCATTTGATCTAGGTATGGAATTCGTCGATATTCACAATCCTACCCCAGATGCTTTAACTACTACTGGTTTAGTAGAGAAAATTCGCGATTTCCTCCTAAGAATGGAAGCTGATCAACCTTGGATGAGAGATAACTGGACAATAACAGTTGATCGTAATCTTACTACTTCACCAGAAACATATGGTTCTTGGGGGTCAAGAAAAAATCAAATTACTGTTGATAACGCTGGTCAAATAGTTCATTTAAGAGTGGAGACTCAAGGATTGTTTCGCCTTCCACTTAGCAATGGTATTTTATTTAGTATCCACACGCACCTAATTCCATTTGAAGAGTTGATTAAAAATAATCTGTGGATGCATAGAACTTATAATGTAATAAAGGAACTGCCAAATGATTTAGCAGAATACAAAGGTTTTATTTCTTTTAGAGATACAATTTTAAAATACTTGGAACAGAGAATAGAAGAATCTTCCTCAATTAAATAA
- the hxlA gene encoding 3-hexulose-6-phosphate synthase, with amino-acid sequence MELQLALDLVDIAGAKEIVAEVQDHIDIVEIGTPVVKIEGLRAVKEIKEAFPQLQVLADTKTMDAAGYEVLKASEAGADIVTILGVAEDVSIKGAVEEAKKQGKKILVDLIAVKDIKKRAKELDEFGVDYICVHTGYDLQAEGKNSFKDLETIKSVVKNAKTAIAGGIKLETLPEVLKSQPDLVIVGGGIANQEDKKGAAAKIKDLMKQETTA; translated from the coding sequence ATGGAATTACAATTAGCATTGGATTTAGTTGATATCGCAGGAGCAAAGGAAATAGTTGCAGAGGTACAGGATCATATTGATATTGTAGAAATTGGTACTCCTGTTGTTAAAATTGAAGGGTTAAGAGCTGTTAAAGAAATTAAAGAAGCTTTTCCTCAATTACAAGTACTCGCAGACACAAAAACAATGGATGCTGCAGGTTATGAGGTATTGAAGGCATCCGAAGCTGGTGCGGATATCGTAACTATTTTAGGGGTAGCTGAAGACGTATCTATTAAAGGTGCTGTTGAGGAAGCGAAAAAACAAGGAAAGAAAATTCTTGTAGATTTGATCGCGGTAAAAGATATTAAAAAGAGAGCTAAAGAATTAGACGAATTTGGTGTAGACTATATCTGTGTACACACTGGCTATGACTTGCAGGCTGAAGGTAAAAACTCATTTAAAGATCTTGAAACAATTAAAAGTGTAGTAAAGAATGCCAAAACAGCTATTGCGGGCGGAATTAAGTTAGAGACGCTTCCAGAAGTACTTAAATCACAACCAGACCTTGTTATCGTTGGTGGCGGTATTGCAAACCAAGAAGATAAAAAAGGTGCAGCAGCGAAGATAAAAGACCTAATGAAACAAGAAACAACAGCTTAA